In one window of Gorilla gorilla gorilla isolate KB3781 chromosome 2, NHGRI_mGorGor1-v2.1_pri, whole genome shotgun sequence DNA:
- the SLC26A6 gene encoding solute carrier family 26 member 6 isoform X14: MSVMVGSVTESLAPQALNDSMINETARDAARVQVASTLSVLVGLFQVGLGLIHFGFVVTYLSEPLVRGYTTAAAVQVFVSQLKYVFGLHLSSHSGPLSLIYTVLEVCWKLPQSKVGTVVTAAVAGVVLVVVKLLNDKLQQQLPMPIPGELLTLIGATGISYGMGLKHRFEVDVVGNIPAGLVPPVAPNTQLFSKLVGSAFTIAVVGFAIAISLGKIFALRHAYRVDSNQELVALGLSNLIGGIFQCFPVSCSMSRSLVQESTGGNSQVAGAISSLFILLIIVKLGELFHDLPKAVLAAIIIVNLKGMLRQLSDMRSLWKANRADLLIWLVTFTATILLNLDLGLVVAVIFSLLLVVVRTQMPHYSVLGQVPDTDIYRDVAEYSEAKEVPGVKVFRSSATVYFANAEFYSDALKQRCGVDVDFLISQKKKLLKKQEQLKLKQLQKEEKLQKQAASSKGTSVSINVNTSLEDMRSNNVEDCKMMQVSSGDKMEDATASGQEDSKAPDGSTLKALGLPQPDFHSLILDLGALSFVDTVCLKSLKNIFHDFREIEVEVYMAACHSPVVSQLEAGHFFDASITKKHLFASVHDAVTFALQHPRPVPDSPVSDTRL; encoded by the exons ATGTCTGTGATGGTGGGCAGTGTGACAGAATCCCTGGCCCCGCAGGCCTTGAACGACTCCATGATCAATGAGACAGCCAGAGATGCTGCCCGGGTACAGGTGGCCTCCACACTCAGTGTCCTGGTTGGCCTCTTCCAG GTGGGGCTGGGCCTGATCCACTTCGGCTTCGTGGTCACCTACCTGTCAGAGCCTCTTGTCCGAGGCTATACCACAGCTGCAGCTGTGCAGGTCTTCGTCTCACAGCTCAAGTATGTGTTTGGCCTCCATCTGAGCAGCCACTCTGGGCCACTGTCCCTCATCTAT ACAGTGCTGGAGGTCTGCTGGAAGCTGCCCCAGAGCAAGGTTGGCACCGTGGTCACTGCAGCTGTGGCTGGGGTGGTGCTCGTGGTGGTGAAGCTGTTGAATGACAAGCTGCAGCAGCAGCTGCCCATGCCGATACCCGGGGAGCTGCTCACG CTCATCGGGGCCACAGGCATCTCCTATGGCATGGGTCTGAAGCACAGATTTGAGGTAGATGTCGTGGGCAACATCCCTGCAGG GCTGGTGCCCCCAGTGGCCCCCAACACCCAGCTGTTCTCAAAGCTCGTGGGCAGCGCCTTCACCATCGCTGTGGTTGGGTTCGCCATTGCCATCTCACTGGGGAAGATCTTCGCCCTGAGGCACGCCTACCGGGTGGACAGCAACCAG GAGCTGGTGGCCCTGGGCCTCAGTAACCTCATCGGAGGCATCTTCCAGTGCTTCCCCGTGAGTTGCTCTATGTCTCGGAGCCTGGTACAGGAGAGCACCGGGGGCAACTCGCAG GTTGCTGGAGCCATCTCTTCCCTTTTCATCCTCCTCATCATTGTCAAACTTGGGGAACTCTTCCATGACCTGCCCAAG GCGGTCCTGGCAGCCATCATCATTGTGAACCTGAAGGGCATGCTGCGGCAGCTCAGCGACATGCGCTCCCTCTGGAAGGCCAATCGGGCGGATCTG CTTATCTGGCTGGTGACCTTCACGGCCACCATCTTGCTGAACCTGGACCTTGGCTTGGTGGTTGCGGTCATCTTCTCCCTGCTGCTCGTGGTGGTCCGGACACAGAT GCCCCACTACTCTGTCCTGGGGCAGGTGCCAGACACGGATATTTACAGAGATGTGGCAGAGTACTCAGAG GCCAAGGAAGTCCCGGGGGTGAAGGTCTTCCGCTCCTCGGCCACCGTGTACTTTGCCAATGCTGAGTTCTACAGTGATGCGCTGAAGCAGAGG TGTGGTGTGGATGTCGACTTCCTCATCTCCCAGAAGAAGAAACTGCTCAAGAAGCAGGAGCAGCTGAAGCTGAAGCAACTGCAGAAAGAGGAGAAGCTTCAGAAACAG GCTGCCTCCTCCAAGGGCACCTCAGTTTCCATTAATGTCAACACCAGCCTTGAAGACATGAGGAGCAACAACGTTGAGGACTGCAAGATGATG CAGGTGAGCTCAGGAGATAAGATGGAAGATGCAACAGCCAGTGGTCAAGAAGACTCCAAGGCCCCAGATGGGTCCACACTGAAGGCCCTGGGCCTGCCTCAGCCAGACTTCCACAGCCTCATCCTGGACCTGGGTGCCCTCTCCTTTGTGGACACTGTGTGCCTCAAGAGCCTGAAGAAT ATTTTCCATGACTTCCGGGAGATTGAGGTGGAGGTGTACATGGCGGCCTGCCACA GCCCTGTGGTCAGCCAGCTTGAGGCTGGGCACTTCTTCGATGCATCCATCACCAAGAAGCATCTCTTTGCCTCTGTCCATGATGCTGTCACCTTTGCCCTCCAACACCCGAGGCCTGTCCCCGACAGCCCTGTTTCG
- the SLC26A6 gene encoding solute carrier family 26 member 6 isoform X6, whose protein sequence is MELRRRDYHMERPLLNQEHLEELGRWGSAPRTRQWQTWLQCSRARAYALLLQHLPVLVWLPRYPVRDWLLGDLLSGLSVAIMQLPQGLAYALLAGLPPVFGLYSSFYPVFIYFLFGTSRHISVGTFAVMSVMVGSVTESLAPQALNDSMINETARDAARVQVASTLSVLVGLFQVGLGLIHFGFVVTYLSEPLVRGYTTAAAVQVFVSQLKYVFGLHLSSHSGPLSLIYTVLEVCWKLPQSKVGTVVTAAVAGVVLVVVKLLNDKLQQQLPMPIPGELLTLIGATGISYGMGLKHRFEVDVVGNIPAGLVPPVAPNTQLFSKLVGSAFTIAVVGFAIAISLGKIFALRHAYRVDSNQELVALGLSNLIGGIFQCFPVSCSMSRSLVQESTGGNSQVAGAISSLFILLIIVKLGELFHDLPKAVLAAIIIVNLKGMLRQLSDMRSLWKANRADLLIWLVTFTATILLNLDLGLVVAVIFSLLLVVVRTQMPHYSVLGQVPDTDIYRDVAEYSEAKEVPGVKVFRSSATVYFANAEFYSDALKQRCGVDVDFLISQKKKLLKKQEQLKLKQLQKEEKLQKQAASSKGTSVSINVNTSLEDMRSNNVEDCKMMVSSGDKMEDATASGQEDSKAPDGSTLKALGLPQPDFHSLILDLGALSFVDTVCLKSLKNIFHDFREIEVEVYMAACHSPVVSQLEAGHFFDASITKKHLFASVHDAVTFALQHPRPVPDSPVSDTRL, encoded by the exons ATGGAGCTGCGGAGGCGAGACTACCACATGGAACGGCCGCTGCTGAACCAGGAGCATTTGGAGGAGCTGGGGCGCTGGGGCTCAGCACCTAGGACCCGCCAGTGGCAGACCTGGTTGCA GTGCTCCCGTGCTCGGGCCTATGCCCTTCTGCTCCAACACCTCCCGGTTTTGGTCTGGTTACCCCGGTATCCTGTGCGTGACTGGCTCCTGGGTGACCTGTTATCCGGCTTGAGTGTGGCCATCATGCAGCTTCCGCAGG GCTTGGCCTACGCCCTCCTGGCTGGATTGCCCCCCGTGTTTGGCCTCTATAGCTCCTTCTACCCTGTCTTCATCTACTTCCTGTTTGGCACTTCCCGGCACATCTCCGTGG GGACCTTTGCTGTCATGTCTGTGATGGTGGGCAGTGTGACAGAATCCCTGGCCCCGCAGGCCTTGAACGACTCCATGATCAATGAGACAGCCAGAGATGCTGCCCGGGTACAGGTGGCCTCCACACTCAGTGTCCTGGTTGGCCTCTTCCAG GTGGGGCTGGGCCTGATCCACTTCGGCTTCGTGGTCACCTACCTGTCAGAGCCTCTTGTCCGAGGCTATACCACAGCTGCAGCTGTGCAGGTCTTCGTCTCACAGCTCAAGTATGTGTTTGGCCTCCATCTGAGCAGCCACTCTGGGCCACTGTCCCTCATCTAT ACAGTGCTGGAGGTCTGCTGGAAGCTGCCCCAGAGCAAGGTTGGCACCGTGGTCACTGCAGCTGTGGCTGGGGTGGTGCTCGTGGTGGTGAAGCTGTTGAATGACAAGCTGCAGCAGCAGCTGCCCATGCCGATACCCGGGGAGCTGCTCACG CTCATCGGGGCCACAGGCATCTCCTATGGCATGGGTCTGAAGCACAGATTTGAGGTAGATGTCGTGGGCAACATCCCTGCAGG GCTGGTGCCCCCAGTGGCCCCCAACACCCAGCTGTTCTCAAAGCTCGTGGGCAGCGCCTTCACCATCGCTGTGGTTGGGTTCGCCATTGCCATCTCACTGGGGAAGATCTTCGCCCTGAGGCACGCCTACCGGGTGGACAGCAACCAG GAGCTGGTGGCCCTGGGCCTCAGTAACCTCATCGGAGGCATCTTCCAGTGCTTCCCCGTGAGTTGCTCTATGTCTCGGAGCCTGGTACAGGAGAGCACCGGGGGCAACTCGCAG GTTGCTGGAGCCATCTCTTCCCTTTTCATCCTCCTCATCATTGTCAAACTTGGGGAACTCTTCCATGACCTGCCCAAG GCGGTCCTGGCAGCCATCATCATTGTGAACCTGAAGGGCATGCTGCGGCAGCTCAGCGACATGCGCTCCCTCTGGAAGGCCAATCGGGCGGATCTG CTTATCTGGCTGGTGACCTTCACGGCCACCATCTTGCTGAACCTGGACCTTGGCTTGGTGGTTGCGGTCATCTTCTCCCTGCTGCTCGTGGTGGTCCGGACACAGAT GCCCCACTACTCTGTCCTGGGGCAGGTGCCAGACACGGATATTTACAGAGATGTGGCAGAGTACTCAGAG GCCAAGGAAGTCCCGGGGGTGAAGGTCTTCCGCTCCTCGGCCACCGTGTACTTTGCCAATGCTGAGTTCTACAGTGATGCGCTGAAGCAGAGG TGTGGTGTGGATGTCGACTTCCTCATCTCCCAGAAGAAGAAACTGCTCAAGAAGCAGGAGCAGCTGAAGCTGAAGCAACTGCAGAAAGAGGAGAAGCTTCAGAAACAG GCTGCCTCCTCCAAGGGCACCTCAGTTTCCATTAATGTCAACACCAGCCTTGAAGACATGAGGAGCAACAACGTTGAGGACTGCAAGATGATG GTGAGCTCAGGAGATAAGATGGAAGATGCAACAGCCAGTGGTCAAGAAGACTCCAAGGCCCCAGATGGGTCCACACTGAAGGCCCTGGGCCTGCCTCAGCCAGACTTCCACAGCCTCATCCTGGACCTGGGTGCCCTCTCCTTTGTGGACACTGTGTGCCTCAAGAGCCTGAAGAAT ATTTTCCATGACTTCCGGGAGATTGAGGTGGAGGTGTACATGGCGGCCTGCCACA GCCCTGTGGTCAGCCAGCTTGAGGCTGGGCACTTCTTCGATGCATCCATCACCAAGAAGCATCTCTTTGCCTCTGTCCATGATGCTGTCACCTTTGCCCTCCAACACCCGAGGCCTGTCCCCGACAGCCCTGTTTCG
- the SLC26A6 gene encoding solute carrier family 26 member 6 isoform X9 — protein sequence MGLADASGPRDTQALLSATQAMELRRRDYHMERPLLNQEHLEELGRWGSAPRTRQWQTWLQCSRARAYALLLQHLPVLVWLPRYPVRDWLLGDLLSGLSVAIMQLPQGLAYALLAGLPPVFGLYSSFYPVFIYFLFGTSRHISVGTFAVMSVMVGSVTESLAPQALNDSMINETARDAARVQVASTLSVLVGLFQVGLGLIHFGFVVTYLSEPLVRGYTTAAAVQVFVSQLKYVFGLHLSSHSGPLSLIYTVLEVCWKLPQSKLIGATGISYGMGLKHRFEVDVVGNIPAGLVPPVAPNTQLFSKLVGSAFTIAVVGFAIAISLGKIFALRHAYRVDSNQELVALGLSNLIGGIFQCFPVSCSMSRSLVQESTGGNSQVAGAISSLFILLIIVKLGELFHDLPKAVLAAIIIVNLKGMLRQLSDMRSLWKANRADLLIWLVTFTATILLNLDLGLVVAVIFSLLLVVVRTQMPHYSVLGQVPDTDIYRDVAEYSEAKEVPGVKVFRSSATVYFANAEFYSDALKQRCGVDVDFLISQKKKLLKKQEQLKLKQLQKEEKLQKQAASSKGTSVSINVNTSLEDMRSNNVEDCKMMQVSSGDKMEDATASGQEDSKAPDGSTLKALGLPQPDFHSLILDLGALSFVDTVCLKSLKNIFHDFREIEVEVYMAACHSPVVSQLEAGHFFDASITKKHLFASVHDAVTFALQHPRPVPDSPVSDTRL from the exons ATGGGGCTGGCGGATGCGTCGGG ACCGAGGGACACACAGGCACTGCTGTCTGCAACACAAGCAATGGAGCTGCGGAGGCGAGACTACCACATGGAACGGCCGCTGCTGAACCAGGAGCATTTGGAGGAGCTGGGGCGCTGGGGCTCAGCACCTAGGACCCGCCAGTGGCAGACCTGGTTGCA GTGCTCCCGTGCTCGGGCCTATGCCCTTCTGCTCCAACACCTCCCGGTTTTGGTCTGGTTACCCCGGTATCCTGTGCGTGACTGGCTCCTGGGTGACCTGTTATCCGGCTTGAGTGTGGCCATCATGCAGCTTCCGCAGG GCTTGGCCTACGCCCTCCTGGCTGGATTGCCCCCCGTGTTTGGCCTCTATAGCTCCTTCTACCCTGTCTTCATCTACTTCCTGTTTGGCACTTCCCGGCACATCTCCGTGG GGACCTTTGCTGTCATGTCTGTGATGGTGGGCAGTGTGACAGAATCCCTGGCCCCGCAGGCCTTGAACGACTCCATGATCAATGAGACAGCCAGAGATGCTGCCCGGGTACAGGTGGCCTCCACACTCAGTGTCCTGGTTGGCCTCTTCCAG GTGGGGCTGGGCCTGATCCACTTCGGCTTCGTGGTCACCTACCTGTCAGAGCCTCTTGTCCGAGGCTATACCACAGCTGCAGCTGTGCAGGTCTTCGTCTCACAGCTCAAGTATGTGTTTGGCCTCCATCTGAGCAGCCACTCTGGGCCACTGTCCCTCATCTAT ACAGTGCTGGAGGTCTGCTGGAAGCTGCCCCAGAGCAAG CTCATCGGGGCCACAGGCATCTCCTATGGCATGGGTCTGAAGCACAGATTTGAGGTAGATGTCGTGGGCAACATCCCTGCAGG GCTGGTGCCCCCAGTGGCCCCCAACACCCAGCTGTTCTCAAAGCTCGTGGGCAGCGCCTTCACCATCGCTGTGGTTGGGTTCGCCATTGCCATCTCACTGGGGAAGATCTTCGCCCTGAGGCACGCCTACCGGGTGGACAGCAACCAG GAGCTGGTGGCCCTGGGCCTCAGTAACCTCATCGGAGGCATCTTCCAGTGCTTCCCCGTGAGTTGCTCTATGTCTCGGAGCCTGGTACAGGAGAGCACCGGGGGCAACTCGCAG GTTGCTGGAGCCATCTCTTCCCTTTTCATCCTCCTCATCATTGTCAAACTTGGGGAACTCTTCCATGACCTGCCCAAG GCGGTCCTGGCAGCCATCATCATTGTGAACCTGAAGGGCATGCTGCGGCAGCTCAGCGACATGCGCTCCCTCTGGAAGGCCAATCGGGCGGATCTG CTTATCTGGCTGGTGACCTTCACGGCCACCATCTTGCTGAACCTGGACCTTGGCTTGGTGGTTGCGGTCATCTTCTCCCTGCTGCTCGTGGTGGTCCGGACACAGAT GCCCCACTACTCTGTCCTGGGGCAGGTGCCAGACACGGATATTTACAGAGATGTGGCAGAGTACTCAGAG GCCAAGGAAGTCCCGGGGGTGAAGGTCTTCCGCTCCTCGGCCACCGTGTACTTTGCCAATGCTGAGTTCTACAGTGATGCGCTGAAGCAGAGG TGTGGTGTGGATGTCGACTTCCTCATCTCCCAGAAGAAGAAACTGCTCAAGAAGCAGGAGCAGCTGAAGCTGAAGCAACTGCAGAAAGAGGAGAAGCTTCAGAAACAG GCTGCCTCCTCCAAGGGCACCTCAGTTTCCATTAATGTCAACACCAGCCTTGAAGACATGAGGAGCAACAACGTTGAGGACTGCAAGATGATG CAGGTGAGCTCAGGAGATAAGATGGAAGATGCAACAGCCAGTGGTCAAGAAGACTCCAAGGCCCCAGATGGGTCCACACTGAAGGCCCTGGGCCTGCCTCAGCCAGACTTCCACAGCCTCATCCTGGACCTGGGTGCCCTCTCCTTTGTGGACACTGTGTGCCTCAAGAGCCTGAAGAAT ATTTTCCATGACTTCCGGGAGATTGAGGTGGAGGTGTACATGGCGGCCTGCCACA GCCCTGTGGTCAGCCAGCTTGAGGCTGGGCACTTCTTCGATGCATCCATCACCAAGAAGCATCTCTTTGCCTCTGTCCATGATGCTGTCACCTTTGCCCTCCAACACCCGAGGCCTGTCCCCGACAGCCCTGTTTCG
- the SLC26A6 gene encoding solute carrier family 26 member 6 isoform X12 — protein sequence MWPTDASWGLEYCTLILGPGKIRPRDTQALLSATQAMELRRRDYHMERPLLNQEHLEELGRWGSAPRTRQWQTWLQCSRARAYALLLQHLPVLVWLPRYPVRDWLLGDLLSGLSVAIMQLPQGLAYALLAGLPPVFGLYSSFYPVFIYFLFGTSRHISVGTFAVMSVMVGSVTESLAPQALNDSMINETARDAARVQVASTLSVLVGLFQVGLGLIHFGFVVTYLSEPLVRGYTTAAAVQVFVSQLKYVFGLHLSSHSGPLSLIYTVLEVCWKLPQSKVGTVVTAAVAGVVLVVVKLLNDKLQQQLPMPIPGELLTLIGATGISYGMGLKHRFEVDVVGNIPAGLVPPVAPNTQLFSKLVGSAFTIAVVGFAIAISLGKIFALRHAYRVDSNQELVALGLSNLIGGIFQCFPVSCSMSRSLVQESTGGNSQVAGAISSLFILLIIVKLGELFHDLPKAVLAAIIIVNLKGMLRQLSDMRSLWKANRADLLIWLVTFTATILLNLDLGLVVAVIFSLLLVVVRTQMPHYSVLGQVPDTDIYRDVAEYSEAKEVPGVKVFRSSATVYFANAEFYSDALKQRCGVDVDFLISQKKKLLKKQEQLKLKQLQKEEKLQKQAASSKGTSVSINVNTSLEDMRSNNVEDCKMMPWLMRMGQGLPSRVPVQPRPRR from the exons ATGTGGCCCACAGATGCCAGCTGGGGGCTGGAATACTGTACCTTGATCTTAGGGCCTGGAAAAATCAG ACCGAGGGACACACAGGCACTGCTGTCTGCAACACAAGCAATGGAGCTGCGGAGGCGAGACTACCACATGGAACGGCCGCTGCTGAACCAGGAGCATTTGGAGGAGCTGGGGCGCTGGGGCTCAGCACCTAGGACCCGCCAGTGGCAGACCTGGTTGCA GTGCTCCCGTGCTCGGGCCTATGCCCTTCTGCTCCAACACCTCCCGGTTTTGGTCTGGTTACCCCGGTATCCTGTGCGTGACTGGCTCCTGGGTGACCTGTTATCCGGCTTGAGTGTGGCCATCATGCAGCTTCCGCAGG GCTTGGCCTACGCCCTCCTGGCTGGATTGCCCCCCGTGTTTGGCCTCTATAGCTCCTTCTACCCTGTCTTCATCTACTTCCTGTTTGGCACTTCCCGGCACATCTCCGTGG GGACCTTTGCTGTCATGTCTGTGATGGTGGGCAGTGTGACAGAATCCCTGGCCCCGCAGGCCTTGAACGACTCCATGATCAATGAGACAGCCAGAGATGCTGCCCGGGTACAGGTGGCCTCCACACTCAGTGTCCTGGTTGGCCTCTTCCAG GTGGGGCTGGGCCTGATCCACTTCGGCTTCGTGGTCACCTACCTGTCAGAGCCTCTTGTCCGAGGCTATACCACAGCTGCAGCTGTGCAGGTCTTCGTCTCACAGCTCAAGTATGTGTTTGGCCTCCATCTGAGCAGCCACTCTGGGCCACTGTCCCTCATCTAT ACAGTGCTGGAGGTCTGCTGGAAGCTGCCCCAGAGCAAGGTTGGCACCGTGGTCACTGCAGCTGTGGCTGGGGTGGTGCTCGTGGTGGTGAAGCTGTTGAATGACAAGCTGCAGCAGCAGCTGCCCATGCCGATACCCGGGGAGCTGCTCACG CTCATCGGGGCCACAGGCATCTCCTATGGCATGGGTCTGAAGCACAGATTTGAGGTAGATGTCGTGGGCAACATCCCTGCAGG GCTGGTGCCCCCAGTGGCCCCCAACACCCAGCTGTTCTCAAAGCTCGTGGGCAGCGCCTTCACCATCGCTGTGGTTGGGTTCGCCATTGCCATCTCACTGGGGAAGATCTTCGCCCTGAGGCACGCCTACCGGGTGGACAGCAACCAG GAGCTGGTGGCCCTGGGCCTCAGTAACCTCATCGGAGGCATCTTCCAGTGCTTCCCCGTGAGTTGCTCTATGTCTCGGAGCCTGGTACAGGAGAGCACCGGGGGCAACTCGCAG GTTGCTGGAGCCATCTCTTCCCTTTTCATCCTCCTCATCATTGTCAAACTTGGGGAACTCTTCCATGACCTGCCCAAG GCGGTCCTGGCAGCCATCATCATTGTGAACCTGAAGGGCATGCTGCGGCAGCTCAGCGACATGCGCTCCCTCTGGAAGGCCAATCGGGCGGATCTG CTTATCTGGCTGGTGACCTTCACGGCCACCATCTTGCTGAACCTGGACCTTGGCTTGGTGGTTGCGGTCATCTTCTCCCTGCTGCTCGTGGTGGTCCGGACACAGAT GCCCCACTACTCTGTCCTGGGGCAGGTGCCAGACACGGATATTTACAGAGATGTGGCAGAGTACTCAGAG GCCAAGGAAGTCCCGGGGGTGAAGGTCTTCCGCTCCTCGGCCACCGTGTACTTTGCCAATGCTGAGTTCTACAGTGATGCGCTGAAGCAGAGG TGTGGTGTGGATGTCGACTTCCTCATCTCCCAGAAGAAGAAACTGCTCAAGAAGCAGGAGCAGCTGAAGCTGAAGCAACTGCAGAAAGAGGAGAAGCTTCAGAAACAG GCTGCCTCCTCCAAGGGCACCTCAGTTTCCATTAATGTCAACACCAGCCTTGAAGACATGAGGAGCAACAACGTTGAGGACTGCAAGATGATG CCCTGGCTGATGAGAATGGGACAGGGACTCCCTTCTCGTGTCCCTGTGCAGCCTCGGCCCAGGAG GTGA
- the SLC26A6 gene encoding solute carrier family 26 member 6 isoform X13 codes for MWPTDASWGLEYCTLILGPGKIRPRDTQALLSATQAMELRRRDYHMERPLLNQEHLEELGRWGSAPRTRQWQTWLQCSRARAYALLLQHLPVLVWLPRYPVRDWLLGDLLSGLSVAIMQLPQGLAYALLAGLPPVFGLYSSFYPVFIYFLFGTSRHISVGTFAVMSVMVGSVTESLAPQALNDSMINETARDAARVQVASTLSVLVGLFQVGLGLIHFGFVVTYLSEPLVRGYTTAAAVQVFVSQLKYVFGLHLSSHSGPLSLIYTVLEVCWKLPQSKVGTVVTAAVAGVVLVVVKLLNDKLQQQLPMPIPGELLTLIGATGISYGMGLKHRFEVDVVGNIPAGLVPPVAPNTQLFSKLVGSAFTIAVVGFAIAISLGKIFALRHAYRVDSNQELVALGLSNLIGGIFQCFPVSCSMSRSLVQESTGGNSQVAGAISSLFILLIIVKLGELFHDLPKAVLAAIIIVNLKGMLRQLSDMRSLWKANRADLLIWLVTFTATILLNLDLGLVVAVIFSLLLVVVRTQMPHYSVLGQVPDTDIYRDVAEYSEAKEVPGVKVFRSSATVYFANAEFYSDALKQRCGVDVDFLISQKKKLLKKQEQLKLKQLQKEEKLQKQAASSKGTSVSINVNTSLEDMRSNNVEDCKMMPVLPSLSHGWPWQHVWLPSR; via the exons ATGTGGCCCACAGATGCCAGCTGGGGGCTGGAATACTGTACCTTGATCTTAGGGCCTGGAAAAATCAG ACCGAGGGACACACAGGCACTGCTGTCTGCAACACAAGCAATGGAGCTGCGGAGGCGAGACTACCACATGGAACGGCCGCTGCTGAACCAGGAGCATTTGGAGGAGCTGGGGCGCTGGGGCTCAGCACCTAGGACCCGCCAGTGGCAGACCTGGTTGCA GTGCTCCCGTGCTCGGGCCTATGCCCTTCTGCTCCAACACCTCCCGGTTTTGGTCTGGTTACCCCGGTATCCTGTGCGTGACTGGCTCCTGGGTGACCTGTTATCCGGCTTGAGTGTGGCCATCATGCAGCTTCCGCAGG GCTTGGCCTACGCCCTCCTGGCTGGATTGCCCCCCGTGTTTGGCCTCTATAGCTCCTTCTACCCTGTCTTCATCTACTTCCTGTTTGGCACTTCCCGGCACATCTCCGTGG GGACCTTTGCTGTCATGTCTGTGATGGTGGGCAGTGTGACAGAATCCCTGGCCCCGCAGGCCTTGAACGACTCCATGATCAATGAGACAGCCAGAGATGCTGCCCGGGTACAGGTGGCCTCCACACTCAGTGTCCTGGTTGGCCTCTTCCAG GTGGGGCTGGGCCTGATCCACTTCGGCTTCGTGGTCACCTACCTGTCAGAGCCTCTTGTCCGAGGCTATACCACAGCTGCAGCTGTGCAGGTCTTCGTCTCACAGCTCAAGTATGTGTTTGGCCTCCATCTGAGCAGCCACTCTGGGCCACTGTCCCTCATCTAT ACAGTGCTGGAGGTCTGCTGGAAGCTGCCCCAGAGCAAGGTTGGCACCGTGGTCACTGCAGCTGTGGCTGGGGTGGTGCTCGTGGTGGTGAAGCTGTTGAATGACAAGCTGCAGCAGCAGCTGCCCATGCCGATACCCGGGGAGCTGCTCACG CTCATCGGGGCCACAGGCATCTCCTATGGCATGGGTCTGAAGCACAGATTTGAGGTAGATGTCGTGGGCAACATCCCTGCAGG GCTGGTGCCCCCAGTGGCCCCCAACACCCAGCTGTTCTCAAAGCTCGTGGGCAGCGCCTTCACCATCGCTGTGGTTGGGTTCGCCATTGCCATCTCACTGGGGAAGATCTTCGCCCTGAGGCACGCCTACCGGGTGGACAGCAACCAG GAGCTGGTGGCCCTGGGCCTCAGTAACCTCATCGGAGGCATCTTCCAGTGCTTCCCCGTGAGTTGCTCTATGTCTCGGAGCCTGGTACAGGAGAGCACCGGGGGCAACTCGCAG GTTGCTGGAGCCATCTCTTCCCTTTTCATCCTCCTCATCATTGTCAAACTTGGGGAACTCTTCCATGACCTGCCCAAG GCGGTCCTGGCAGCCATCATCATTGTGAACCTGAAGGGCATGCTGCGGCAGCTCAGCGACATGCGCTCCCTCTGGAAGGCCAATCGGGCGGATCTG CTTATCTGGCTGGTGACCTTCACGGCCACCATCTTGCTGAACCTGGACCTTGGCTTGGTGGTTGCGGTCATCTTCTCCCTGCTGCTCGTGGTGGTCCGGACACAGAT GCCCCACTACTCTGTCCTGGGGCAGGTGCCAGACACGGATATTTACAGAGATGTGGCAGAGTACTCAGAG GCCAAGGAAGTCCCGGGGGTGAAGGTCTTCCGCTCCTCGGCCACCGTGTACTTTGCCAATGCTGAGTTCTACAGTGATGCGCTGAAGCAGAGG TGTGGTGTGGATGTCGACTTCCTCATCTCCCAGAAGAAGAAACTGCTCAAGAAGCAGGAGCAGCTGAAGCTGAAGCAACTGCAGAAAGAGGAGAAGCTTCAGAAACAG GCTGCCTCCTCCAAGGGCACCTCAGTTTCCATTAATGTCAACACCAGCCTTGAAGACATGAGGAGCAACAACGTTGAGGACTGCAAGATGATG CCAGTCCTGCCTTCACTCTCTCATGGGTGGCCCTGGCAGCATGTCTGGCTCCCCAGCAGGTGA